Proteins encoded within one genomic window of Candidatus Syntrophocurvum alkaliphilum:
- a CDS encoding dTDP-4-dehydrorhamnose reductase family protein gives MKILVLGATGMLGHKLFMHLSSYKDFSVFATARDPNILHKNIPTKMQKNIIQNMDAKNVYSITNVIKYFKPNIVINCIGIIKQGSLGSNNIANIEINALLPHKIATVCNGIGARLIHFSTDCVFSGKKGNYVETDEPDAKDLYGKTKMLGEVDYPHCLTLRTSIIGHELQSKLGLIEWFLSQEDIINGYTNHIYTGFPTIELANIIAKYIIPHEELHGIYHLSTNPISKYELLKLVADIYKKKITVKPYDATSCDRSLISNRLQKIVGYSPPSWRDLVEKMYQDYLVSSYSNY, from the coding sequence ATGAAAATACTAGTACTCGGAGCTACTGGTATGCTAGGACATAAACTGTTTATGCATCTTTCAAGTTACAAAGATTTTAGTGTATTTGCTACCGCACGAGACCCTAATATCTTGCATAAAAATATTCCTACTAAGATGCAAAAAAATATTATACAAAATATGGATGCCAAAAATGTTTATAGTATTACTAATGTAATTAAGTATTTTAAACCTAATATAGTAATAAATTGTATAGGAATAATTAAGCAAGGATCATTAGGAAGTAATAATATAGCAAATATCGAGATTAATGCCCTTCTTCCTCATAAAATTGCTACGGTATGCAATGGTATTGGGGCTAGATTAATACATTTTAGTACTGATTGTGTTTTTAGCGGTAAAAAAGGTAATTATGTAGAGACTGATGAGCCTGATGCTAAAGACTTGTATGGAAAAACTAAAATGCTAGGTGAAGTAGATTATCCCCATTGCTTAACCTTACGCACATCAATTATAGGGCATGAATTACAATCAAAATTGGGCCTTATTGAATGGTTTTTGTCTCAAGAGGATATCATTAATGGCTATACAAACCATATATATACTGGCTTTCCTACTATAGAACTTGCAAATATTATTGCCAAATATATTATTCCCCACGAAGAACTACACGGTATTTATCATCTTTCTACAAATCCTATATCCAAATATGAATTACTTAAATTAGTAGCAGATATTTATAAGAAAAAAATCACTGTTAAACCATATGATGCTACTAGTTGTGATCGTTCACTTATCTCAAATAGATTGCAAAAAATAGTGGGGTATTCTCCACCATCTTGGCGTGATTTAGTTGAAAAGATGTATCAAGACTATTTGGTTTCATCTTATAGTAATTATTAG
- a CDS encoding DNRLRE domain-containing protein, which yields MSSITLIPFQDVYISEWFPNDNFVTSHSLFASNFQLPEDIYRSLIQFDLSDIPTTINVTSAELQLFMYRNEVTGSIPVDALRALANWNENLVTWNNQPPFSIIPDGTVIISDTTPIGFVSMDITDLVKGWIDGSIVNNGMLLTGDEVMNNLVGFYSTRFMDSSQWPRLVIEFEIEPGATGTTGPTGATGATGEDGNTGATGGTGATGEDGEDGNTGATGETGATGEDGNTGATGGTGATGATGEDGNTGATGGTGATGEDGEDGNTGATGEIGATGEDGNTGATGETGATGEDGEDGNTGATGETGATGEDGEDGNTGATGGTGATGEDGEDGNTGATGETGATGEDGNTGATGEIGATGEDGEDGNTGATGETGATGEDGEDGNTGATGETGATGEDGEDGNTGATGGTGATGEDGNTGGTGETGATGEDGEDGYTGATGETGATGEDGEDGYTGATGETGATGEDGEDGYTGATGETGATGEDGEDGYTGATGETGATGEDGNTGATGETGATGEDGNTGATGGTGATGATGEDGNTGATGGTGATGEDGEDGNTGATGEIGATGEDGNTGATGETGATGEDGEDGNTGATGETGATGEDGEDGNTGATGGTGATGEDGEDGNTGATGETGATGEDGNTGATGEIGATGEDGEDGNTGATGETGATGEDGEDGNTGATGETGATGEDGEDGNTGATGGTGATGEDGNTGGTGETGATGEDGEDGYTGATGETGATGEDGEDGYTGATGETGATGEDGEDGYTGATGETGATGEDGEDGYTGATGETGATGEDGNTGGTGETGATGEDGNTGATGGTGATGEDGEDGNTGATGETGATGEDGNTGATGEIGATGEDGEDGNTGATGETGATGEDGEDGNTGATGETGATGEDGEDGNTGATGETGATGETGATGATGTFDEEATIENVGPDVSSQFNELRTAEKTPLIELVSVYGLSDLRDIVITEGAGEVDNNGTEFVLSTTTNGTDSAILDTAERGRYEPGFAGEAGIGIRLPVAPVGNQVVRWGLFDDENGLFFGQSVADGIFVAIRREGVDAIIPQSAWNVDPLDGTGPSGATLDLSDGNIFQLVFTWYGYGVLEFRVVVPDPTTLAQEVITVNRFTPSGETSLADPNLPVRAEVSNNGTETPIELFVGGRQYSIIGEYGPVFRITSERRTVTAAATITPVVSFQRKAEFPAGSGRANSVSVDLEGIDLVTSQDIFYQVILGGTIDGTFETFPTATTNIPNNETALLVNITSSEIITGGQVILQGLAAGARGINRVLASASLLNFELPDDEIVTLAVGNLAGGSNTVSAVFRVTEEW from the coding sequence ATGTCCTCAATAACATTAATACCGTTTCAAGATGTGTATATATCGGAATGGTTTCCAAATGACAACTTTGTTACTAGTCATTCTCTTTTTGCAAGTAACTTTCAATTACCCGAAGATATATATAGATCATTAATACAGTTTGACCTCAGTGATATACCAACAACAATTAACGTAACATCAGCAGAATTACAATTATTTATGTATCGTAATGAAGTAACCGGAAGTATACCAGTAGACGCACTTAGAGCATTAGCTAATTGGAACGAAAACCTTGTAACCTGGAATAATCAGCCACCGTTTAGTATTATTCCTGATGGTACAGTTATAATATCAGATACTACACCAATAGGATTTGTGTCAATGGATATAACAGACTTAGTAAAAGGTTGGATAGATGGCTCTATAGTAAATAATGGAATGCTTTTAACTGGTGACGAAGTAATGAATAATCTAGTGGGCTTTTACAGTACAAGATTTATGGATAGTTCTCAATGGCCAAGGTTAGTTATTGAATTCGAAATTGAACCTGGTGCAACAGGAACGACAGGACCAACAGGAGCGACCGGTGCAACCGGAGAAGATGGAAACACAGGTGCAACCGGAGGAACAGGAGCAACCGGTGAAGACGGAGAAGACGGAAACACTGGAGCAACCGGAGAGACCGGAGCGACAGGTGAGGATGGAAATACCGGTGCAACTGGAGGAACAGGAGCGACCGGTGCAACCGGAGAAGATGGAAATACTGGAGCAACCGGAGGAACAGGAGCAACCGGTGAAGACGGAGAAGACGGAAACACTGGAGCAACCGGAGAAATAGGAGCAACAGGAGAAGATGGAAATACTGGAGCAACCGGAGAAACAGGAGCAACAGGTGAAGACGGAGAAGATGGTAATACAGGTGCAACTGGAGAGACTGGAGCAACAGGTGAAGACGGAGAAGATGGAAATACAGGTGCAACCGGAGGAACAGGAGCAACCGGTGAAGATGGAGAAGACGGAAACACTGGAGCAACCGGAGAGACTGGAGCAACAGGCGAGGATGGAAACACTGGTGCAACCGGAGAAATAGGAGCAACCGGTGAAGACGGAGAAGATGGAAATACAGGTGCAACTGGAGAGACTGGAGCAACAGGTGAAGACGGAGAAGATGGAAATACTGGAGCAACCGGAGAAACAGGAGCAACAGGTGAAGACGGAGAAGATGGTAATACAGGTGCAACCGGAGGAACAGGAGCAACAGGTGAAGACGGAAACACTGGAGGAACCGGAGAGACCGGAGCGACAGGTGAAGACGGAGAAGATGGATATACTGGTGCAACTGGAGAGACCGGAGCGACAGGTGAAGACGGAGAAGATGGATATACTGGTGCAACTGGAGAGACTGGAGCAACAGGTGAAGACGGAGAAGATGGATATACTGGTGCAACTGGAGAGACTGGAGCAACAGGTGAAGACGGAGAAGATGGATATACTGGTGCAACTGGAGAGACTGGTGCAACAGGAGAAGACGGAAACACTGGAGCAACCGGAGAGACCGGAGCGACAGGTGAGGATGGAAATACCGGTGCAACTGGAGGAACAGGAGCGACCGGTGCAACCGGAGAAGATGGAAATACTGGAGCAACCGGAGGAACAGGAGCAACCGGTGAAGACGGAGAAGACGGAAACACTGGAGCAACCGGAGAAATAGGAGCAACAGGAGAAGATGGAAATACTGGAGCAACCGGAGAAACAGGAGCAACAGGTGAAGACGGAGAAGATGGTAATACAGGTGCAACTGGAGAGACTGGAGCAACAGGTGAAGACGGAGAAGATGGAAATACAGGTGCAACCGGAGGAACAGGAGCAACCGGTGAAGATGGAGAAGACGGAAACACTGGAGCAACCGGAGAGACTGGAGCAACAGGCGAGGATGGAAACACTGGTGCAACCGGAGAAATAGGAGCAACCGGTGAAGACGGAGAAGATGGAAATACAGGTGCAACTGGAGAGACTGGAGCAACAGGTGAAGACGGAGAAGATGGAAATACTGGAGCAACCGGAGAAACAGGAGCAACAGGTGAAGACGGAGAAGATGGTAATACAGGTGCAACCGGAGGAACAGGAGCAACAGGTGAAGACGGAAACACTGGAGGAACCGGAGAGACCGGAGCGACAGGTGAAGACGGAGAAGATGGATATACTGGTGCAACTGGAGAGACCGGAGCGACAGGTGAAGACGGAGAAGATGGATATACTGGTGCAACTGGAGAGACTGGAGCAACAGGTGAAGACGGAGAAGATGGATATACTGGTGCAACTGGAGAGACTGGAGCAACAGGTGAAGACGGAGAAGATGGATATACTGGTGCAACTGGAGAGACTGGTGCAACAGGAGAAGACGGAAACACTGGAGGAACCGGAGAGACCGGAGCGACAGGTGAGGATGGAAATACCGGTGCAACTGGAGGAACAGGAGCGACCGGTGAAGACGGAGAAGACGGAAACACTGGAGCAACCGGAGAGACTGGAGCAACAGGCGAGGATGGAAACACTGGTGCAACCGGAGAAATAGGAGCAACAGGTGAAGACGGAGAAGACGGTAATACAGGTGCAACTGGAGAGACTGGAGCAACAGGTGAAGACGGAGAAGACGGTAATACAGGTGCAACTGGAGAGACTGGAGCAACAGGTGAAGACGGAGAAGACGGTAATACAGGTGCAACCGGAGAGACCGGAGCGACAGGCGAAACCGGAGCAACAGGCGCAACGGGGACATTTGATGAAGAGGCAACTATAGAAAATGTTGGACCTGATGTTAGCTCACAATTTAATGAGCTTAGAACTGCAGAAAAAACCCCTTTAATAGAATTAGTTTCTGTATATGGATTATCTGATTTAAGAGATATTGTAATTACTGAAGGAGCAGGAGAGGTAGACAATAATGGTACAGAATTTGTATTAAGTACAACAACTAATGGTACAGATAGTGCTATTTTGGATACTGCTGAAAGAGGTAGATATGAACCTGGATTTGCAGGAGAAGCAGGGATAGGAATACGACTTCCAGTAGCTCCTGTTGGTAATCAGGTTGTTAGATGGGGTTTATTTGATGATGAGAACGGATTATTCTTTGGTCAAAGTGTTGCCGATGGAATTTTTGTTGCTATTAGACGAGAAGGAGTAGATGCCATAATTCCCCAATCTGCTTGGAATGTTGACCCACTAGATGGAACAGGACCGAGTGGAGCGACGCTTGATTTATCAGATGGAAATATATTCCAGCTAGTATTTACTTGGTATGGATATGGTGTTTTGGAATTCAGAGTTGTAGTACCAGATCCCACAACTTTAGCTCAAGAGGTTATTACAGTTAACAGATTCACACCAAGCGGAGAAACTAGTTTAGCTGATCCAAATCTGCCAGTACGTGCTGAAGTTTCTAACAATGGAACTGAGACTCCAATAGAATTATTTGTTGGAGGTAGGCAATATAGCATAATAGGTGAGTATGGGCCTGTTTTCCGAATAACTTCAGAGAGAAGAACTGTAACGGCTGCAGCAACTATTACACCAGTTGTTTCATTTCAACGAAAAGCAGAATTTCCTGCAGGTTCAGGAAGAGCAAATTCTGTTAGCGTAGATTTAGAGGGGATCGATTTAGTTACATCCCAAGATATTTTTTATCAAGTAATATTAGGTGGAACTATTGATGGCACTTTTGAGACCTTCCCAACAGCTACTACAAATATTCCTAATAATGAAACAGCTCTACTTGTTAATATTACCTCTTCTGAAATTATTACAGGTGGTCAAGTGATATTGCAAGGATTAGCAGCAGGTGCTCGTGGAATAAACCGTGTATTAGCATCAGCTAGTTTGCTTAACTTTGAACTCCCTGATGATGAGATTGTGACACTTGCGGTTGGAAATTTAGCAGGTGGTAGTAATACTGTATCAGCTGTATTTAGGGTTACTGAAGAATGGTAA
- the wecB gene encoding non-hydrolyzing UDP-N-acetylglucosamine 2-epimerase, whose protein sequence is MKIMTILGTRPEIIRLSKIIPLLDKYYNHVLVNTGQNFDPKLNDIFFNELGIRQVNYSLDCNYKKGIEQISYILTSCENILSLEKPDRILILGDTNSALSAIVAKRMGIPVFHMEAGNRCYDDRVPEEINRRIVDHCSDILLPYTERSRANLLSEGIPSHKIFVTGNPIKEVLDYYAVDIQASKVLEKLNIKAKPYFLATLHRAENVDVSYRLNKFMEALHLLNLEYEIPVICSLHPRTRSKLNKNNQILNRNEITFIEPIGLFDFIKLQQNAHCVLSDSGTVQEECCIMGIPNVTLRDVTERPETVENGSCIISGCEPADIINAVEIAVNLENTWSIPAEYTNNQVSTSVVKIISSALPQ, encoded by the coding sequence ATGAAAATAATGACTATACTAGGTACTCGCCCTGAAATTATTCGTCTTAGCAAAATTATTCCTCTTCTAGATAAATATTATAATCATGTATTGGTCAACACAGGACAAAATTTTGACCCAAAATTAAATGACATCTTCTTTAATGAACTAGGAATTCGCCAAGTGAATTATTCATTAGATTGTAATTATAAAAAAGGTATAGAACAAATTTCTTATATATTAACATCCTGTGAAAATATTCTATCTTTAGAAAAACCTGACCGTATACTAATACTTGGTGATACTAACAGTGCACTATCAGCAATAGTAGCAAAGCGAATGGGTATTCCAGTATTTCATATGGAAGCAGGAAATCGCTGTTATGATGATCGTGTTCCAGAAGAAATAAATAGACGCATTGTTGACCATTGTAGCGATATTCTTCTTCCTTATACAGAACGTAGTAGGGCAAATCTTTTAAGTGAAGGTATACCAAGCCATAAAATATTTGTAACAGGTAATCCAATTAAAGAAGTGCTAGATTATTATGCAGTAGATATTCAAGCTAGTAAGGTACTTGAAAAACTAAATATTAAAGCTAAACCCTATTTTTTAGCTACTCTACATAGAGCTGAAAATGTGGATGTTTCTTATCGATTAAACAAGTTCATGGAAGCTTTACACTTATTAAATCTTGAATATGAAATACCTGTAATTTGCAGTTTGCATCCTCGTACACGGTCAAAATTAAACAAAAATAATCAAATACTGAACAGAAATGAAATAACTTTCATTGAGCCTATAGGCTTATTTGATTTTATTAAACTTCAACAAAATGCACATTGTGTTTTAAGTGACAGCGGAACAGTTCAAGAAGAATGCTGTATTATGGGTATCCCAAATGTGACTTTAAGAGATGTTACTGAAAGACCGGAAACAGTTGAAAATGGCAGTTGTATTATATCTGGATGTGAACCGGCAGATATAATAAATGCTGTAGAAATAGCTGTTAACCTTGAAAATACATGGAGTATTCCTGCTGAATATACAAACAATCAAGTTAGCACCAGCGTAGTGAAGATAATTTCTAGTGCTTTACCACAGTAA
- a CDS encoding polysaccharide biosynthesis protein, whose product MSLFKNKVVLITGGTGSLGKVLTRRLLSNPNDLPKKIIIFSRDEAKQHAMRVDYKQKIQATDEIIYEDFKKLVEFRIGDIRNYHSVCAALDGVNIVINTAALKQVPTCEYFPYEAVQTNIGGAENIVRAIRENKLTIDTVVGVSTDKACKPINVMGMTKAIQERVFINANISIPSTRFICVRYGNVLASRGSVVPLFREQIKNGGPVTITTTDMTRFLLSLDKAVDTVIASIENAYPGEIYIPKVPSARILDVATALIEDRNIETIITGIRPGEKVHEILVSYEESQHTVDRGIYYAIQPMLPELLPYITKRNMLHKEYSSGDSVLNLEDTKQLLYDHKLNIDAPFNYEGEFLR is encoded by the coding sequence ATGTCACTTTTCAAAAATAAAGTTGTACTTATAACAGGTGGAACCGGTTCACTCGGTAAAGTTCTTACACGTCGCTTATTATCAAATCCTAATGATCTTCCTAAAAAAATTATAATATTTTCTCGTGATGAAGCTAAACAGCATGCGATGAGGGTAGATTACAAGCAGAAAATACAAGCTACTGATGAAATTATTTATGAGGACTTTAAAAAATTAGTTGAATTTAGAATCGGTGATATTAGAAATTATCATTCAGTTTGTGCCGCACTCGATGGAGTTAACATCGTTATAAACACCGCTGCATTAAAACAAGTTCCTACCTGTGAATACTTTCCTTATGAAGCTGTTCAAACAAATATAGGTGGCGCAGAAAATATTGTTCGTGCTATACGAGAAAATAAACTAACAATAGATACTGTGGTAGGAGTTTCTACTGATAAAGCCTGTAAGCCAATTAATGTAATGGGAATGACTAAAGCAATACAAGAAAGAGTCTTTATAAATGCTAACATTAGTATACCTTCAACAAGATTTATTTGTGTTCGTTATGGAAATGTATTAGCTTCACGTGGATCTGTAGTACCCCTGTTTCGTGAGCAAATAAAAAATGGTGGACCAGTTACAATTACAACCACAGATATGACAAGATTTTTATTGTCATTAGATAAAGCAGTTGATACCGTTATCGCTTCAATTGAAAATGCATATCCCGGTGAAATATATATTCCAAAAGTTCCATCAGCACGTATTTTAGATGTGGCAACTGCACTGATAGAAGATCGTAATATAGAAACAATTATAACTGGTATAAGACCAGGAGAAAAAGTGCACGAAATATTAGTTTCTTATGAAGAATCACAGCATACCGTTGATAGAGGTATTTACTATGCAATACAACCTATGCTCCCTGAATTGTTACCATATATCACCAAGCGCAACATGCTACATAAGGAATACAGTTCAGGGGATTCGGTTTTAAATTTAGAAGATACTAAACAACTACTATATGATCATAAGCTTAATATAGATGCCCCTTTTAATTATGAAGGAGAATTTTTGCGATGA
- a CDS encoding collagen-like protein, with translation MHKKSKKSKKSKSTKTDVKLSMLKKINYELRNPAYGLREIKREIRIIEREVTKNKKVKKRKKGVRIKILRKILNNQKDIKNELTNPVYGLKEIKKEVRTIEEAIFKIGVTGATGATGETGATGATGETGATGEAGNTGATGETGATGEEGNTGATGETGATGEEGNTGATGETGATGEDGNTGATGPTGATGEDGNTGATGETGATGEDGNTGATGETGATGEEGNTGATGETGATGEDGNTGPTGPTGATGEDGNTGATGETGATGEDGNTGATGETGATGEEGNTGATGETGATGEDGNTGPTGPTGATGEDGNTGATGETGATGATGEILNYADFYALMPPDNAATVAVGGDVEFPQDGPTSGTIIFRTGPSTFNLAEIGTYQVLFQVSVSEAGQLILTLDGTDLDYTVVGRATGTSQIVGVALVETTAINSILTVQNPAGNPGALTITPLAGGTRDVSAHLVIIQIA, from the coding sequence ATGCACAAAAAGTCTAAGAAGAGTAAAAAAAGTAAAAGCACTAAAACAGATGTTAAACTTAGTATGTTAAAAAAAATTAATTATGAGTTGCGTAATCCTGCTTATGGTTTGCGAGAAATTAAGAGAGAAATAAGAATTATTGAACGTGAAGTAACAAAAAACAAGAAAGTTAAAAAAAGGAAAAAGGGTGTACGAATAAAAATATTAAGAAAAATATTAAATAACCAGAAAGATATAAAAAACGAGTTAACAAATCCAGTATATGGATTAAAAGAAATTAAGAAAGAAGTTAGAACAATAGAAGAGGCAATATTTAAGATCGGAGTAACAGGAGCAACCGGAGCTACTGGAGAAACCGGAGCAACAGGAGCAACAGGAGAGACCGGAGCAACAGGAGAAGCTGGAAACACTGGTGCAACAGGAGAGACTGGGGCGACCGGAGAGGAAGGAAACACTGGTGCAACAGGAGAGACTGGGGCGACCGGAGAGGAAGGAAACACTGGTGCAACAGGAGAGACCGGAGCAACAGGAGAAGATGGAAATACAGGAGCAACAGGACCGACTGGAGCAACAGGTGAGGATGGAAATACAGGAGCAACAGGAGAGACCGGAGCAACAGGAGAAGATGGAAATACTGGTGCAACCGGAGAGACTGGGGCGACCGGAGAGGAAGGAAACACTGGTGCAACAGGAGAGACCGGAGCAACAGGAGAAGACGGGAACACAGGACCAACAGGACCGACTGGAGCAACAGGTGAGGATGGAAATACAGGTGCAACAGGAGAGACCGGAGCAACAGGAGAAGATGGAAATACTGGTGCAACCGGAGAGACTGGGGCGACCGGAGAGGAAGGAAACACTGGTGCAACAGGAGAGACCGGAGCAACAGGAGAAGATGGGAACACAGGACCAACAGGACCGACTGGAGCAACAGGTGAGGATGGAAATACAGGTGCAACCGGAGAGACTGGGGCGACAGGAGCAACCGGTGAAATATTAAACTATGCAGATTTTTATGCGTTAATGCCACCCGATAATGCAGCAACAGTTGCTGTCGGTGGAGATGTAGAATTTCCACAAGATGGACCTACTAGCGGGACTATTATTTTCCGTACTGGTCCTAGCACATTTAATTTAGCTGAAATTGGCACTTATCAAGTCTTGTTTCAGGTGAGTGTGAGTGAAGCGGGTCAATTAATTCTAACACTCGATGGAACTGACCTAGACTATACGGTGGTCGGGCGAGCAACAGGTACTTCTCAAATAGTAGGAGTGGCCCTTGTGGAAACAACAGCCATAAATTCAATACTTACTGTGCAAAATCCTGCAGGCAATCCAGGAGCACTAACAATTACTCCTTTAGCTGGAGGAACGAGAGATGTTTCAGCACATCTTGTTATCATACAAATAGCTTAA
- a CDS encoding DNRLRE domain-containing protein: MSSITIIPFQDVYITEWFPNDNFSTSHALFVSNYQLPGDIYRSLIQFDLSDIPITINVISAELQLFMYRNEVTGSIPVDALRALANWNENFVTWNTQPPFSIIPDGTVIISDTTPMGFVSMDITDLVKGWIDGSIVNNGIFLIGDEVMNNLVAFYSTKFMDSSQWPRLVIEFEIEPGATGATGETGATGETGATGATGATGATGETGATGETGATGATGETGVTGLTGETGATGADAFVTDYAYIYNNTDQVVEVNNNVAFDTKGIMLGGIGHLIGSDDIVISTPGDYLVTFSITGADINQFALFLNNSLVPGTIYGSGNTNQQNTGQVILSVFSTSILNLRNYVSNTTVALQTEQGGSAVNVTSSIFIQRLHEQTSVNVSTSPELLAALQNNDISNINLTPGIYDLSGSAVSRTTAVSVQSIAPGAQIQFADNQDLTYITIRNNVSLIVNTIYNATQLMFYPNIDAAIVASNPFDEIIIFPGTYTQGTQIQITQPIAIRGYSADNTIIQFDSSLIVSLIIASDNVIIQNLHLIGPTMTTGDNWLFQISLKGFPSDFYENITISGCIIEGGRRNGFIYASNLSIVGCKFIHTGNRNSLNIVATQGYTLISRNTFQGDENSLASITYETGGNEITSGTIIIRDNISTRFTQFVLFNTFLWENIEQLLVKNNQIDHEDRSGSSIIFLPIANFAEFNSIIIEENIIVNPNIDRLAVLLDYRFGGSAEPNFEQIKIFFNTFDVAQPWGSIGYTVDPNYPIGFSTGAPIGLTLDVFEIVGNIVIP, translated from the coding sequence ATGTCCTCAATAACAATAATACCGTTTCAAGATGTGTATATAACGGAATGGTTTCCAAATGATAATTTCAGTACAAGTCATGCTCTTTTTGTAAGTAACTATCAATTACCTGGAGATATATATAGATCATTAATACAGTTTGACCTCAGTGATATACCAATAACAATTAATGTAATATCAGCAGAATTACAATTATTTATGTATCGTAATGAAGTAACCGGAAGTATACCAGTAGACGCACTTAGAGCATTAGCTAATTGGAACGAAAACTTTGTAACATGGAATACTCAGCCACCGTTTAGTATTATTCCTGATGGGACAGTTATAATATCAGATACTACACCAATGGGATTTGTTTCAATGGATATAACAGACTTAGTAAAAGGTTGGATAGATGGGTCTATAGTAAATAATGGGATATTTTTAATTGGTGACGAAGTAATGAATAATCTAGTCGCCTTTTACAGTACAAAATTTATGGATAGTTCTCAATGGCCGAGGTTAGTTATTGAATTTGAAATAGAACCTGGAGCCACTGGAGCAACTGGTGAAACAGGAGCTACCGGAGAGACCGGAGCCACCGGGGCAACAGGTGCAACAGGTGCAACAGGAGAGACTGGTGCTACTGGAGAAACCGGAGCAACAGGTGCAACTGGAGAAACGGGAGTAACAGGATTAACAGGAGAGACCGGGGCTACTGGGGCTGATGCATTTGTTACAGATTATGCCTATATTTATAACAATACTGATCAAGTTGTAGAGGTGAATAATAATGTAGCTTTTGATACTAAAGGTATAATGCTGGGTGGAATAGGACACCTTATTGGATCAGATGATATTGTAATTTCTACACCAGGTGACTATCTTGTTACTTTTTCTATAACTGGGGCAGATATTAACCAATTTGCGCTATTTCTCAATAATTCACTTGTACCAGGCACAATTTATGGTTCAGGAAATACTAATCAACAAAATACTGGTCAGGTTATCTTATCAGTTTTTAGTACATCTATTTTAAACCTTAGAAATTATGTATCAAATACTACTGTTGCTCTGCAAACGGAACAGGGAGGAAGTGCGGTTAATGTAACAAGCTCAATTTTTATACAAAGATTGCATGAACAAACGAGTGTCAATGTAAGTACGTCCCCAGAACTGTTAGCAGCACTTCAAAATAATGACATTAGCAATATAAATTTGACTCCAGGTATATATGATTTAAGTGGTTCTGCTGTGTCTAGAACAACCGCAGTTAGTGTTCAATCAATAGCTCCCGGAGCACAAATTCAGTTTGCAGATAATCAAGATTTAACTTATATAACTATTAGAAACAATGTTAGTCTTATAGTTAACACTATTTATAACGCTACACAGTTAATGTTTTATCCTAATATTGATGCTGCTATAGTAGCATCAAATCCATTTGACGAAATAATTATTTTTCCAGGAACTTATACACAAGGGACTCAGATACAGATTACTCAACCAATAGCCATTCGGGGTTATTCAGCTGACAATACAATAATACAATTTGATTCTTCTTTGATAGTAAGTCTTATTATTGCTTCTGATAATGTTATTATTCAAAATCTTCATTTAATCGGGCCAACAATGACAACTGGTGACAACTGGCTTTTTCAAATATCATTAAAAGGATTTCCTTCAGATTTTTACGAAAACATTACAATAAGTGGTTGTATTATTGAAGGCGGAAGAAGAAATGGATTTATATACGCTTCAAACTTATCTATTGTTGGATGTAAATTTATTCATACTGGAAACAGAAACTCTTTAAATATTGTTGCTACTCAAGGATATACATTAATATCACGTAATACATTTCAAGGTGATGAAAATAGCTTAGCTTCTATCACTTACGAAACTGGAGGCAATGAAATTACTAGTGGAACAATTATTATTAGAGATAACATTTCTACAAGATTTACACAATTTGTTTTGTTTAATACATTCCTTTGGGAAAACATAGAGCAGTTACTGGTTAAAAACAACCAAATAGATCATGAAGACCGAAGTGGAAGTTCTATAATTTTCCTTCCAATAGCTAATTTTGCTGAATTTAATTCTATAATAATAGAAGAAAACATTATTGTTAATCCAAACATTGATCGCTTAGCTGTGCTTTTGGATTATAGATTCGGAGGAAGTGCAGAGCCAAACTTTGAACAAATTAAAATTTTTTTTAATACATTTGATGTAGCACAGCCTTGGGGAAGTATAGGCTATACAGTAGATCCTAATTACCCCATTGGTTTTAGTACTGGTGCTCCTATAGGACTAACGTTAGATGTTTTTGAAATAGTTGGTAATATAGTAATTCCTTAA